A single genomic interval of Pangasianodon hypophthalmus isolate fPanHyp1 chromosome 8, fPanHyp1.pri, whole genome shotgun sequence harbors:
- the LOC113546116 gene encoding hepatic lectin, whose protein sequence is MESMQYDRFTASESESAERYHNDVPSYTPNRQNRRIYIMFGVLTVFLLLLTLTVGIKITQVNQQVSDIVSSLQTVRTSITSAQTVYSSHQEAAVPLPVRGSCENDWVFYKNKCYYTSTQRLNWHDAEKNCIWQRGHLLVVNDREEMEYISQLADERLNYWIGLVEREGEGNWSWVDGTDFKSTEHFWDDGQPDDWARRVNGEDCGQIHAKYRPSDILTHRLWNDADCTLSYKYICERPA, encoded by the exons ATGGAGTCGATGCAGTACGACCGTTTCACCGCGTCAGAGTCAGAAAGCGCTGAGCGTTATCATAACGACGTTCCTTCATACACACCGA acCGACAGAACCGTCGGATTTACATCATGTTTGGCGTGCTCACTgtgttcctgctcctgctgaCTCTCACAGTGGGAATTAAAA tcaCTCAGGTGAACCAGCAGGTGTCGGACATTGTCTCCTCGCTGCAGACAGTCAGAACTTCGATTACTTCTGCTCAGACAG TTTATAGTTCGCATCAGGAAGCTGCAGTGCCACTACCAGTAAGAG GTTCCTGTGAGAATGACTGGGTCTTTTACAAAAATAAGTGTTATTACACGTCTACTCAGAGGCTGAACTGGCATGACGCAGAGAAGAACTGCATCTGGCAAAGGGGTCACCTGCTGGTGGTGAACGACCGTGAAGAGATG GAGTACATATCTCAGCTGGCTGATGAACGTCTGAATTATTGGATAGGTCTGGttgagagagagggtgagggaAACTGGAGCTGGGTCGATGGAACAGACTTTAAATCCACTGAGCA tttcTGGGATGATGGACAGCCGGATGATTGGGCTCGCCGTGTGAATGGAGAAGACTGCGGCCAGATTCACGCAAAATACAGGCCTTCTGACATATTAACACATAGGCTGTGGAACGATGCTGACTGTACATtaagttataaatatatatgtgagAGACCTgcatag